A segment of the Mytilus trossulus isolate FHL-02 chromosome 12, PNRI_Mtr1.1.1.hap1, whole genome shotgun sequence genome:
tagtttatggtgaaccactagtggtaggccaatgatatttggtatgcagttgtattagaattgaaattgagaatggaaatggggaatgtgtcaaagagacaacaacccgaccgtaggaAAAAactacagcagaaggtcaccaacaggtattTAATGTAGTGAGAatttcccgcacctggaggtgtccgtcagctggcccctaaacaaatatatactagttcagtgataatgaacgccatactaatttccaaattgtacacaagaaactaaaatttaaataatacaagactaacaaaggccagaggctcttgacttgggacaggcgcaaaaatgcggcggggttaaacatgtttgtgatatctcaaccctcctcctatacctctagccaaagtAGAAAAGTAATCTCATTACCATGGAGACAAAACTATTTGGCCCTACCCCCTCATTCATTGTCTACTGACTTTGAAACTTTGCTTagtttaatacatgtacttaaaggtacttacatgtacaatgtaaaacaattcaaacgagaaaactaacggccttatttaagtaaaaaaatgaacataaacaaatatgtgacacataaacaaacgacaatcactgaattacaggctcctgacttgggacaggcacatacggcaattagttttctcgtttgaattgttttacattgtctactcggggccttttatagctgactttgccgtatgggctttgctcattgttgaaggccgttcagtgacctatagttgttaatgcctgtgtcattttgttcttttgtggatagctgtctcattggaaatcataccatatcttcttttttatatattaaagtattgctaattcaacatttgcattataaaaATGACTAATAGGCtagacatatctctgtgttaccagtttattaatgtaaaataattattgataCATACTGTTTTAAGCTTAACAAATGAACAATGCTATTAGtattaaactatataaaatCTTACAAACAACCAAATGTGCTTCTTTTGCAATCTGAACATATATCAATGAACACATGTAACATGTATGCCCCTCCTAtgggaaacaaaaaaataataatctatGACAGAATTTGAATGCAAACTGTAAACACCTGTTCATGCATGTACATACAATTCCATGGCAGACTAAACCTGAACTTCCACAACAAAATATGTGTCTTATGATTCTGTCGCCAACAAACTGGCGATGAAGACTAAAAATGTCTAATATCTTGCAAACtgttgaaaatgaagaaaatttaaTAAGAGTAGAACAACTAGAGGCTCCCAAGAGTTCATGTccctcaccttggtctatgtgtaTATTAGACAAAGGACACAGATAGATTGAtaacaaaattgagttttggCCATGGTGatttgtttgtagatcttactttactgaaattcttgctgcttacaattatctctatctatattgaacatGTCCCAGTAGtgacagtggaaaatatttattaaaaatgtacaaaatttgttaaaaattggctattaaggacaataactcctttaaGGATCAATTGACTATtatgatcatgttgacttatttgtagatcttattttgctgtatataattgctgtttacaatttataatcttgtagtacaatttcagagattCATACcttttaaacacaagttattgtctggaaactagaaactTACATGCTTTGGGCAATTAACCcaaaactcaatcccagcctcccctttgttatatggaacattgtggtacaatttcagagagatccatacaattACACATAAGTCATTGCCTGGAAGCCATTATacaatccaaaaaaaatatttttcaaccgTTTAATAACCAAACgctgcaaaattttctaaataattaccaattcaggggcagcaatcaAACAACAGGTTGCCTGattggtctgaaaatttcaaggcagatagatcatGAACACTTTATCCTCATCAAATTTgcttaaatgctttggtttaagagatatgagccaaaaactgTGTTTTAACCTATATACTATTTTTAGCCAAGTAGGCCAACTTGGTTTCACGGGCAGGGTCATCACACATATTtcttaaactagataccctaatgatgattgtggacaagtttggctAAATTTAttctagtagtttcagaggaatagatttttgtaaaagataatcaaaatttttgaaaaattgactgtaaagggcaataactcctcaaggggtcaactgaacattttggtcatgttgacatatttgtagatttattttgctaaacattattgctgtttacagtttatctctatcaatattcaagataataaccaaaaacagccaaatttccttgaaattaccaattcaggggcagcaacccaacaacgggttgtccttttcatctgaaaatttcagggcagatggatcttgatctgataaacaattttaccccatgacagatttgctctatatctaaatactttggtttcATTGATATAAGcctaaatctttattttaaccttatgttctatttttagccatggtggccatcttgtttggtttGCCAgatcaccagacacattttacaaactaaataccccatatatatgaaaatgttttgcccAGATAAGCTAAAAAGGGGTTTAGTTATCTACCAACTGATCATTTTGacctaaaataaacaaaaaacttgtTGGTACAATAGACCATTATCAAATTACAGACTTAATTTctaattcaaaactttttcCATGGGAAGGCATACTGGAAGGAAAAACTTATTCACTGCCTGTAAAAGCAAAACCCATGAGAAATAGCCTGCCAAATAGAGCAGGATCCCACAATATTCATAATTAAAGTGTggtatttggtaaaaattaattcaaaacataaaaaaaatttaaaggtaACATTTTTGCCCAAATTTCATTCCATAAGTAGCTGGTAAATAAATTCTGTTTTGacaattaaacaaacaggtTTTTTCTCAATTCAAACGTCAGTGTATTTAACCAAGGTCATCAACATAAAGTTCAAAAGATAACATCTAGATCTggaaaccaaaatttaaaaacaatgcaatctctgaaattttcattaaattatgATCTTgactattttaatgtttttctgttATCTAACTCTTTTATAAGGGTTTATCTCATCAAGATTTTTCAAACTtctaatatttcattcattccaacaacaaataaaatgctTTGTTTACTGCAGCTTGATACAACTGCAGGTTGCAGAACACATTTCATTTTCTCTGATAGATATCATTcgttgctttattttttttttcaacaaatttctttccaaaaaaatatgaaccctttatgaaataaatcagaattaatatatcttttaattacTCATGTGCATGTATAATTGTCCAGACCTATTAATTATTAACTTGATTAGTGTTTATGACTAGAACTAATTTCTTCCAACAAATCAGAAAAAGATTTTCTATGGAAGTCTGGTATACCACTTTTCAGAATGTAGAACTGTTTTTGTATGTACATTGCTGATGGACTGACATCGACAAATGATTGATTAACTTCATTCCAAtcaatatcagtttcaaaagaATAGTCTCCATTGGATAAAATATCTATCAACCGATGTGTCTCTTCTTTTTGCCATCTTTTCAAACAACTAGCATTCTCATCAATGTTTTGATGCTTTAAACGTTTAAAGAGAATGAAATGTTGCCTGCATTGTTGTTCATGTCTAGTGGGTACTAGCTTTGCTACTTTCCTCCAAGGAATTACcagttgttttatttcattcaagTGTTGTAAACCAGTTACTTCTCGTACTGCTTTAAATAAGTCTTCCTCTTCTTCCACAGTCCAAGATCCACTCTTTACTGTTTTACTCCGATGAATTAATTTGTTCTGTATTGACACGCGGTCACGTCCCATTTTGTCAGCAATAAACTGATATTTCCatgatttgttttcatattttcttgacagtttttttaatttcttcatttCTAATTCAGAATAGTATCCATGTTTCAAAGTAATTGTATGTATATCTCGTCGAAGTTTCAAGTAACAAGAACAAGTTGTTCTATTTAATGACCTTGCAATAACCTTAAAGAAATCTGTCAATTCCATCAGAGTAATCAAATCCTTATTTCTTCTCCTGTCTAGTAAATCTAAATGGTTTTTGAAAGcagattcatatttttctagatACCAATTCCAATTTTCTAGCAGTTTTTCCTTCTCTTCATAAGTCCATTTCCCATAcctaataatataaaataaaatatcacaagtgaatgtttaattataactatatccagtatatatatatgaaaagattttactttatttaacaTACTGGCTATTTAGATCTATCTAATTCAAGAAAGTAGCACCTTTAATTTCTCAAGGTGGGATGCAAAGAGGGGGTTCCATCCCATCTTGATAAATTGACTAATAGTCATATCAGAATTTCATTGACTGACcataatttgaataaatgtataatttattaatCAGTTACTATATACCCTTCAAATGTCTGGTCATTTATTTCAAACTAAACGATGGTTAACATGACTGAGATTTACATTGTAATCAAGGCTTCCAAAACAACCATTCCTTCTAGAcatttatataatgttcagtaaaagtCAGACTGGGCAAAGCATGTAACAGTCACCTACtttttcggtattttttttcaacttttaattaattttaattttggaccttccATAAGAATCCTAAAGCATGTCGACTTAAAACAAATCTGTCAATTGATCTGAATCAAAACTGTATTCTAACATGTATTTGGCTGTTTATCATCATGTAGTGTACCCTTGACTGTTCATCATAATGTAGTGTTCCCTTGACTGTTAACCATCATGTAGTTTACCCTTGACTGTTAACCATCATGTAGTGTTCCCTTGACTGTTAATCATCATGTAGTGTTCCCTTGACTGTTAACCATCATGTAGTTTACCCTTGACTGTTAACCGTCATGTAGTGTTCCCTTGACTGTTAATCATCATGTAGTGTTCCCTTGACTGTTAATCATCATGTAGAGTACCATTGACTGTTAACCATCATGTAGGGTACCCTTGACTTAACCATAAAGTAGTGTATATACTTGACTGTTAATCATCATGTAGGGTACCCTTGACTGTTAATCATTATGAAGTGTATACTTGACTGTTAATCATCATGTAGGGTACCCTTGACTGTTAATCATCATGTAGTGTATACTTGACTGTTAATCATCATGTAGTGTTCCCTTGACTGTTAATCATAATGTAGGGTACCCTTAATTGTTAATTATCATGTAGGGTACCCTTGATTGTTAACCATCATGTAGTCTACCCTTGACTGTTTATCATCATGTAGTGTTCCCTTGACTGTTAATCATCATGTAGTGTTCCCTTGACTGTTAACCATCATGTAGTGTACCCTTGACTGTTAATTATCATGAAGTGTATACTTGTCTGTTAACCATCATGTAGTGTACTCTTGACTGTTAATCATAATGTAGTGTACCCTTGACTGTTAATTATCATGTAGTGTATACTTGTCTGTTAACCATCATGTAGCGTACCCTTGACTGTTAATCATCATGTAGTGTACCCTTGACTGTTAATCATAATGTAGGGTACCCTTAATTGTTAACCATCATGTAGTGTACACTTGATTGTTAACCATCATGTAGTGTACCCTTGACTGTTAATCATCATGTAGTGTTCCCTTGACTGTTAACCATCATGTAGAGTACCCTTGACTGTTAACCATCATGTAGGGTACCCTTGACTGTTAATAATCAGGTAGTGTTCCCTTGACTGTCAACCATCATGTAGAGTACCCTTGACTGTTAATCATAATGTAGTGTACCCTTGACTGTTAATCATAATGTAGTATACCCTTGACTGTTAATCATCATGTAAAGTACCCTTGACTGTTAACCATCATGTAGTGTCCCCTTGACTGTTAATTATCATGTAGTGTTCCCTTGACTGTTAATCATCATGTAGTGTACCCTTGACTATTAATTATCATGTAGCGTACCCTTGACTGTTAATCATCATGTAGTGTACCCTTGACTAACATGTTAATCATAATGTAGGGTACCCTTAATTGTTAATTATCATGTAGTGTACCCTTGATTGTTAACAATCATGTAGTGTACCCTTGACTGTTAATCATCATGTAGTGTTCCCTTGACTGTTAACCATCATGTAGAGTACCTTTGACTGTTAACCATCATGTAGGGTACCCTTGACTGTTAATCATCAGGTAGTGTTCCCTTGACTGTTAACCATCATGTAGAGAAACCTTGATTGTTAACCATCATGTAGTGTTCCCTTGACTGTTAATCATCATGTAGTGTTCCCTTGACTGTTAATAATAATGTAGTGTACCCTTGGATGTTATTTATCATGAAGTGTATACTTGTCTGTTAACCATCATGTAGTGTACTCTTGACTGTTAATCATCATGTAGTGTTCCCTTGACTGTTAATCATAATGTAGGGTACCCTTGATTGTTAACCATCATGTAGTGTACCGTAGACTGTTAATCATCATGTAGTGTTCCCTTGACTGTTAATCATCATGTAGTGTACCCTTGACTGTTAATCATAATGTAGGGTACCCTTAATTGTTAATAATCATGTAGGGTACCCTTGACTGTTAATCATCAGGTAGTGTTCCCTTGACTGTTAACCATCATGTAGAGTAACCTTGACTGTTAATAATCAGGTAGTGTTCCCTTGACTGTTAATCATCACCTAGTGTTCCCTTGACTGTTAATCATAATGTAGTGTACCCTTGGCTGTAAATTATCATGTAGTGTATACTTGTCTGTTAACCATCATGTAGTGTACTCTTGACTGTTAATCATCATGTAGTGTTCCCTTGACTGTTAATTATCATGTAGTGTTCCCTTGACTGTTAATCATAATGTAGGGTACCCTTAATTGTTAATTATCATGTAGTGTTCCCTTGACTGTTAATCATAATGTAGGGTACCCTTGATTGTTAACCATCATGTAGTATACCCTTGACTGTTAATCATAATGTAGTGTACCCTTGACTGTTAATTATCATGTAGTGTAAACTTGTCTGTTAACCATCATGTAGCGTACCCTTGACTGTTAATCATAATGTAGGGTACCCTTGATTGTTAATTATCATGTAGTGTAAACTTGTCTGTTAACCATCATGTAGTGTACTCTTGACTGTTAATCATAATGTAGTGTACCCTTGACTGTTAATTATCATGTAGTGTAAACTTGTCTGTTAACCATCATGTAGCGTACCCTTGACTGTTAATCATAATGTAGTGTACCCTTGACTGTTAATTATCATGTAGTGTAAACTTGTCTGTTAACCATCATGTAGTGTTCCCTTGACTGTTAATCATAATGTAGGGTACCCTTGATTGTTAATTATCATGTAGTGTACCCTTGATTGTTAACCATCATGTAGTGTACCCTTGACTGTTAATAATCATGTAGTGTTCCCTTGACTGTTAACCATCATGTAGAGTACCCTTGACTGTTAACCATCATGTAGGGTACCCTTGACTGTTAATAATCAGGTAGTGTTCCCTTGACTGTTAACCATCATGTAGAGTACCCTTGACTGTTAATCATCATGTAGTGTACCCTTGACTGTTAATTATCATGTAGTGTTCCCTTGACTGTTAATCATCATGCAGTGTACCCTTGACTATTAATTATCATGTAGCGTACCCTTGACTGTTAATCATCATGTAGTGTACCCTTGACTGTTAATCATAATGTAGGGTACCCTTAATTGTTAATTATCATGTAGTGTACCCTTGATTGTTAACCATCATGTAGTGTACCCTTGACTGTTAATCATCATGTAGAGTACCCTTGACTGTTAACCATCATGTAGAGTACTCTTGACTGTTAACCATCATTATTTAGGGTACCCTTGACTGTTAACCATCAGGTAGTGTATACTTGACTGTTAATCATCATGTAGGGTACCCTTGACTGTTAATCATCATGTAGTGTATACTTGACTGTTAATCATCATGTAGTGTTCCCTTGACTGTTAATCATAATGTAGGGTACCCTTAATTGTTAATTATCATGTAGGGTACCCTTGATTGTTAACCATCATGTAGTGTACCCTTGACTGTTAATCATCATGTAGTGTTCCCTTGACTGTTAATCATCATGTAGTGTTCCCTTGACTGTTAACCATCATGTAGTGTACCCTTGACTGTTAATTATCATGAAGTGTATACTTGTCTGTTAACCATCATGTAGTGTACTCTTGACTGTTAATCATAATGTAGTGTACCCTTGACTGTTAATTATCATGTAGTGTATACTTGTCTGTTAACCATCATGTAGCGTACCCTTGACTGCTAATCATCATGTAGTGTACCCTTGACTGTTAATCATAATGTAGGGTACCCTTAATTGTTAACCATCATGTAGTGTACCCTTGATTGTTAACCATCATGTAGTGTACCCTTGACTGTTAATCATCATGTAGTGTTCCCTTGACTGTTAACCATCATGTAGAGTACCCTTGACTGTTAACCATCATGTAGGGTACCCTTGACTGTTAATAATCAGGTAGTGTTCCCTTGACTGTTAACCATCAT
Coding sequences within it:
- the LOC134692723 gene encoding cyclin-D-binding Myb-like transcription factor 1, with the translated sequence MERRKPSRGMPLFVDEETDQLIHPYNNPLSKGREYWEAKGIYYRYGKWTYEEKEKLLENWNWYLEKYESAFKNHLDLLDRRRNKDLITLMELTDFFKVIARSLNRTTCSCYLKLRRDIHTITLKHGYYSELEMKKLKKLSRKYENKSWKYQFIADKMGRDRVSIQNKLIHRSKTVKSGSWTVEEEEDLFKAVREVTGLQHLNEIKQLVIPWRKVAKLVPTRHEQQCRQHFILFKRLKHQNIDENASCLKRWQKEETHRLIDILSNGDYSFETDIDWNEVNQSFVDVSPSAMYIQKQFYILKSGIPDFHRKSFSDLLEEISSSHKH